A window of Leptotrichia wadei contains these coding sequences:
- the secD gene encoding protein translocase subunit SecD: MQNKKSHYIWLLVVIIVPIVILSLNKIKLGLDLRGGTSVVLQAQGKIEPDTMSKVKSIIERRVNSIGVAEPVIQLSGNDKLIVELAGIKDPQKAVELIGTTAKLEFRIKNRDGSYGPVLLEGSALKSAGVTRDQMGMPSVSFELSSQGANTFAKITRENIGKQLAIMLDNKEQSAPTINSEISGGSGVITGRFSMEEANNLANLLKSGALPVEIKIVENRTVGATLGVDSIKQTGVAGLIALCVISVFMIAIYKIPGIVADIALLINGVLVLGLLSGVGAALTLPGIAGFILTLGMAVDSNVITYERIKDELRFGESLHDAVEKGYENAFPAIIDGNITTLLVAAVLFFFGTGPIKGFAVTLSLGVVATVITGVFVSKIFLRLFIQVFKIKREQLFWKGALNNED, from the coding sequence ATGCAAAATAAAAAATCACATTATATTTGGTTACTTGTAGTTATTATTGTTCCAATTGTTATTTTATCATTGAATAAAATAAAATTGGGGCTTGATTTACGAGGTGGGACATCGGTTGTATTGCAGGCACAGGGGAAAATTGAGCCTGATACAATGAGCAAAGTTAAAAGTATTATTGAAAGAAGGGTAAACAGTATTGGAGTGGCTGAACCTGTTATTCAGCTTAGTGGAAATGATAAATTGATAGTGGAGCTTGCGGGAATAAAAGATCCTCAAAAGGCTGTTGAATTAATTGGTACGACTGCAAAACTTGAGTTTAGAATAAAAAATAGGGATGGTTCTTATGGGCCTGTGCTTTTGGAAGGATCTGCCTTGAAATCTGCAGGGGTAACAAGAGATCAAATGGGAATGCCATCAGTTAGTTTTGAATTGAGTTCGCAAGGGGCAAATACCTTTGCTAAGATTACAAGAGAAAATATTGGAAAGCAACTGGCAATAATGCTGGATAATAAAGAACAGTCGGCTCCTACGATTAACAGTGAAATTAGTGGAGGAAGTGGAGTCATAACTGGAAGATTTTCAATGGAAGAAGCAAATAACCTTGCAAATCTATTAAAATCAGGAGCATTGCCTGTGGAAATCAAAATTGTTGAAAATAGAACGGTTGGTGCGACACTTGGAGTAGATTCGATAAAACAGACTGGAGTAGCAGGATTAATTGCTTTATGTGTAATTTCAGTATTTATGATTGCTATTTATAAAATACCTGGAATTGTGGCAGATATTGCGCTTCTTATAAATGGAGTTCTAGTTTTAGGATTGCTTAGTGGAGTTGGAGCGGCCTTGACACTTCCTGGAATTGCAGGATTTATCTTGACATTGGGAATGGCAGTTGACTCGAATGTAATTACTTATGAAAGAATAAAAGATGAGCTACGGTTTGGAGAATCGCTGCACGATGCAGTGGAAAAGGGTTATGAAAATGCTTTTCCTGCGATAATTGATGGAAATATAACAACGTTGCTTGTGGCGGCTGTGTTATTTTTCTTTGGAACAGGGCCAATAAAGGGATTTGCTGTAACATTGTCACTTGGTGTGGTTGCTACGGTAATTACAGGGGTATTTGTATCAAAAATATTTTTAAGATTGTTTATACAGGTGTTTAAGATAAAAAGAGAACAGTTGTTCTGGAAAGGAGCTCTAAATAATGAAGATTAA
- the ruvX gene encoding Holliday junction resolvase RuvX, producing MRKFIGLDVGDVRIGVAKCDPLGILATALEVIDRTKIDPIARIKEILDDEGTKKIVVGMPKSLDGSKKRQVEKVEEFVEELKKEIIGIQIIFVDERYTTTEAEHYLKNYSKKNGKERRKVVDMVAASIILQKYLDTLA from the coding sequence ATGAGAAAATTTATTGGACTTGATGTCGGAGATGTGAGAATTGGAGTTGCAAAATGCGATCCTTTGGGAATTCTTGCGACTGCTCTTGAAGTGATTGACAGGACGAAAATAGATCCAATTGCAAGAATAAAAGAGATTTTAGATGATGAAGGTACGAAAAAAATTGTCGTTGGAATGCCAAAAAGTCTTGATGGTTCAAAAAAACGTCAAGTTGAAAAAGTAGAAGAATTCGTGGAAGAGTTAAAAAAAGAAATAATAGGAATTCAGATTATTTTTGTGGATGAGAGATATACGACGACAGAAGCGGAACATTATTTGAAAAACTATTCTAAAAAGAACGGGAAAGAGAGAAGGAAAGTTGTGGATATGGTGGCAGCTTCGATAATTTTACAAAAATATTTGGATACATTAGCTTAA
- the alaS gene encoding alanine--tRNA ligase, whose amino-acid sequence MTGNEIRKSFVDFFKSKEHKHFESASLIPDDKSLLLTVAGMVPFKPFFLGEKEAPFPRITTYQKCIRTNDLENVGRTPRHHTFFEMLGNFSFGDYFKKEAIEWSWEYITKVLKLDPERLYVSVYKTDDEAYEIWNKEIGVPEDRIVRLGEEDNWWAAGPVGSCGPCSEIYYDTQNMGKNNEEINCKPGDEGDRFLEIWNLVFTEWNRLEDGSLVPLPEKNIDTGAGLERIASVVQKKDNNFETDIFMPIIKGIEKVLDIKKEEFEITVKVIADHIRASVFLIADGVLPSNEGRGYILRKIIRRAFGAGIVAKQKLEITKDDLFLYKLVPYVVENMKEAYPELVEKQEYIEKVLRLEQERFALTLKNGIEMLTEEIEKMDKEGTKKLSADASFKLYDTFGLPFELTELILENQGYEVSEEEFNQRLEEQVKRSKNSRVTVSDMIKDDFIDKFFEEHGKTEFTGYEKFEDEGKILHIAKSEGISGYEVIFDRTPFYAESGGQVADTGIITSGEFEGKVVNVVKKHDVFIHQVEIVKGIAPAVGAEVKMEIDADRRKDIQRNHTATHILHKVLRENLGTHVEQSGSLVDDEKLRFDFSHYEAIEPEMIEKIEKAVNDIILSNLKVKIDFENIEDAKKRGAMALFSDKYGDVVRVVEIDGYSIELCGGAHVKSTGEIGLFNIESESGIASGTRRITATTGHASLKYVNKLEEKLSKVAGMLKTDGKNVVDVVEKYIAEAKNIVKEYEQLQTKLVKYEINELLENVDEINGVKVLKAAFENKDVNELKEIVDRGKEKLQSGIIILGTNNDGKAIFVVGVTKDLISKVKAGEIVKVAAQVAGGNGGGRPDFAQAGGKDGNAVKEAVDKVFEFVNGKL is encoded by the coding sequence ATGACAGGAAATGAAATAAGAAAAAGTTTTGTAGATTTTTTTAAATCAAAGGAGCATAAACATTTTGAAAGTGCTTCGTTAATACCAGATGATAAAAGTTTGTTGTTGACGGTGGCTGGGATGGTGCCGTTTAAGCCATTTTTCTTGGGAGAGAAAGAAGCTCCGTTTCCAAGAATTACGACTTATCAAAAATGTATAAGAACTAACGATTTGGAAAATGTAGGAAGAACGCCTAGACATCATACATTTTTTGAAATGCTAGGGAATTTTTCATTTGGAGATTACTTTAAAAAGGAAGCGATTGAATGGTCTTGGGAATATATAACAAAAGTTTTGAAATTAGATCCAGAAAGACTTTATGTTTCTGTTTATAAAACAGATGATGAGGCTTATGAAATTTGGAATAAAGAAATCGGAGTGCCTGAAGATAGAATTGTTAGACTTGGAGAAGAAGATAACTGGTGGGCAGCTGGGCCTGTAGGTTCGTGTGGACCTTGTAGTGAAATTTACTATGATACACAAAATATGGGGAAAAATAATGAAGAAATTAACTGTAAGCCAGGAGATGAAGGGGATAGATTCTTAGAAATTTGGAACCTTGTGTTTACTGAATGGAATAGACTTGAAGACGGTTCGCTTGTGCCACTTCCAGAAAAAAATATTGATACTGGAGCAGGACTTGAAAGAATTGCTTCAGTTGTGCAAAAAAAAGATAATAACTTTGAAACTGATATATTTATGCCAATAATAAAAGGTATTGAAAAAGTTTTAGATATTAAGAAAGAAGAATTTGAAATTACGGTAAAAGTTATTGCGGATCATATTAGAGCATCAGTATTTTTGATAGCAGATGGAGTTTTGCCATCAAATGAAGGTCGTGGATATATTTTAAGAAAAATTATAAGAAGAGCATTTGGTGCGGGAATCGTTGCGAAACAAAAATTAGAAATTACGAAAGATGATTTGTTCTTGTATAAGTTAGTACCTTATGTTGTGGAAAATATGAAAGAGGCTTATCCAGAATTAGTTGAAAAACAAGAATATATTGAAAAAGTTTTAAGACTTGAGCAAGAAAGATTTGCGTTGACATTGAAAAATGGAATCGAAATGCTAACTGAAGAAATTGAAAAAATGGATAAAGAGGGAACTAAAAAACTTTCTGCAGATGCTTCGTTTAAATTATACGACACATTTGGGCTTCCATTTGAGTTGACAGAATTAATTTTAGAAAATCAAGGATATGAAGTTTCTGAAGAAGAATTTAACCAAAGATTAGAAGAACAAGTAAAAAGATCAAAAAATAGTAGAGTTACAGTTTCAGATATGATAAAAGATGACTTTATTGATAAATTCTTTGAAGAACACGGAAAAACTGAATTTACAGGATATGAAAAATTTGAAGATGAAGGAAAAATTTTGCATATTGCTAAAAGTGAAGGAATTTCAGGGTATGAAGTGATTTTTGATAGAACGCCATTTTATGCGGAATCAGGAGGACAAGTTGCGGATACTGGAATTATCACTTCTGGAGAATTTGAAGGAAAAGTTGTAAATGTTGTGAAAAAGCATGATGTGTTTATTCATCAAGTAGAGATTGTAAAAGGAATTGCTCCAGCAGTTGGCGCAGAAGTAAAAATGGAAATTGATGCGGATCGCAGAAAAGATATCCAAAGAAACCATACTGCAACACATATTTTACATAAAGTTTTAAGAGAAAATTTAGGAACTCATGTTGAGCAATCTGGTTCGCTTGTGGATGATGAAAAATTGAGATTTGACTTTTCACATTATGAAGCGATTGAGCCAGAAATGATTGAAAAAATCGAAAAAGCTGTAAATGACATTATTTTATCTAACCTGAAAGTTAAAATTGATTTTGAAAATATTGAAGATGCGAAAAAAAGAGGAGCGATGGCACTTTTCTCTGATAAATATGGAGATGTAGTTCGTGTTGTTGAAATTGACGGGTATTCAATCGAGCTTTGTGGAGGTGCACATGTTAAATCTACTGGAGAAATCGGATTATTCAATATCGAATCTGAAAGTGGAATAGCTTCAGGGACTCGTAGAATCACAGCGACAACAGGACATGCGAGTTTGAAATATGTTAATAAACTTGAAGAAAAATTAAGTAAAGTTGCTGGAATGTTGAAAACTGATGGAAAAAATGTAGTTGATGTTGTAGAAAAATATATTGCAGAAGCTAAAAATATCGTAAAAGAATATGAGCAATTACAAACTAAATTAGTAAAATATGAAATCAATGAATTACTTGAAAATGTAGATGAAATAAATGGAGTAAAAGTATTAAAAGCTGCATTTGAAAATAAAGATGTAAATGAATTAAAAGAAATCGTAGATAGAGGAAAAGAAAAACTTCAATCTGGAATTATTATTTTGGGAACAAATAATGATGGAAAAGCGATTTTCGTAGTCGGAGTTACAAAAGACCTGATTTCAAAAGTAAAAGCTGGAGAAATCGTAAAAGTTGCGGCTCAAGTTGCTGGTGGAAACGGTGGAGGAAGACCTGATTTCGCACAAGCTGGTGGAAAAGATGGAAATGCTGTAAAAGAAGCTGTTGATAAAGTATTTGAGTTTGTAAATGGAAAATTATAA